From the Leptospira biflexa serovar Patoc strain 'Patoc 1 (Paris)' genome, one window contains:
- the nadC gene encoding carboxylating nicotinate-nucleotide diphosphorylase, producing MNRGYTSPVTEISEKDFETLVQMALDEDLPAGDITTDTLFAKEETCTAVLLAKEEGILCGTAVIPCLIQKTKADVTWNGILSDGATLSKGTVVGELKGSLVGILKMERILLNFIQYLSGIATNANKVAKQFPNLLILDTRKTLPGYRKLAKYAVYMGGGANHRLNLSEMAMLKDNHIARAGSIQTAVQLVREKNPGKKIELEIDGIFQLNDAILAKPDIILLDNFSDTDTEKAIQILKETAPMIRIECSGGITPEKLNFLSKFDGIGVSMGYLTHTVKFLDISLDIK from the coding sequence ATGAACCGAGGCTATACTTCTCCCGTCACTGAAATCTCAGAAAAAGACTTCGAAACCCTTGTGCAAATGGCACTGGATGAGGATTTACCAGCAGGGGATATCACAACCGACACATTGTTTGCCAAAGAAGAAACCTGCACGGCAGTTTTACTGGCTAAAGAAGAAGGGATTTTGTGTGGAACGGCGGTCATTCCCTGTCTCATCCAAAAAACCAAAGCAGATGTCACTTGGAATGGAATCTTATCCGATGGAGCGACACTTTCCAAAGGAACAGTGGTAGGGGAATTAAAGGGATCCCTTGTTGGGATTCTTAAAATGGAACGAATTTTACTGAATTTTATCCAATACCTTTCCGGGATTGCAACGAACGCCAATAAAGTAGCAAAACAGTTTCCAAACCTACTCATTCTTGATACAAGGAAAACACTTCCTGGTTACCGAAAACTAGCCAAGTATGCGGTGTATATGGGAGGAGGTGCCAACCACCGATTGAATTTGTCCGAGATGGCAATGTTAAAAGACAATCATATTGCGCGTGCTGGTTCCATCCAAACTGCCGTACAATTAGTACGAGAAAAAAATCCCGGCAAAAAAATTGAATTGGAGATTGATGGGATTTTTCAATTGAATGACGCGATCCTTGCCAAACCTGATATCATTTTACTCGATAATTTTTCAGATACAGATACCGAAAAAGCGATTCAAATCTTAAAGGAAACAGCTCCAATGATTCGGATCGAATGTTCAGGTGGGATCACACCTGAAAAATTAAACTTTTTGTCCAAGTTTGATGGGATTGGAGTGAGTATGGGTTATCTCACACATACGGTTAAATTTTTAGACATTAGTTTGGATATAAAGTAA
- a CDS encoding lipoprotein LipL71 — MLKKKKTSVFLSALVLFSAGFVNCAQELPLKELALAKSQVERAERLSAEEYAPEEFSEAKKNLVSANEFAAEEKASESKKSADYAISKAYDALEKTLPKLAAKSREEAVAAIDAADEAYASEYTPEEYKKAVAARDAGETKLAQADASLASYLREDKDESAKELKRTVALQEYEDAHNQFQEASKISSEAKKVALEKSGGALVKSADEVDALLDKAASYSKAGNPAIDEEKARVASAREDIQAGKLKSADEKIKTARLASASLLQDSIKDHAKNRNAQAREVVEDANLRFGELNADTYLKSNAKESYASTQENLGASNESLQASGNLLEQDKFEDSITQSEEAIRLAEISIDQIETLKGKNNVAKKDRKTVETDETTADSKEPKASSSQVEELSGGWKRYTVEKSNPADCLWRIADREDIYSDAKLWPRIFEANRKTIRNKNLIYPKQKLNIPPKTGKIGKAPKE, encoded by the coding sequence ATGTTAAAAAAGAAAAAGACATCAGTCTTTCTCTCCGCTTTGGTATTGTTCTCTGCAGGCTTTGTGAACTGCGCCCAAGAACTACCACTCAAAGAATTAGCTCTGGCAAAGTCGCAAGTGGAGCGAGCAGAAAGGCTTTCTGCAGAAGAGTATGCCCCGGAAGAATTTAGCGAAGCTAAAAAAAACTTAGTTTCTGCAAATGAGTTTGCGGCAGAAGAAAAAGCATCTGAATCCAAGAAGAGTGCGGATTATGCAATTTCCAAAGCTTATGATGCTTTGGAAAAAACATTGCCTAAGTTAGCTGCCAAATCTCGTGAGGAAGCAGTTGCTGCCATTGATGCGGCTGATGAAGCGTATGCCTCTGAATACACTCCTGAAGAATACAAAAAAGCTGTGGCCGCAAGAGATGCTGGGGAAACGAAATTAGCCCAAGCAGATGCAAGCCTTGCATCATACTTACGCGAAGACAAAGATGAGTCCGCCAAAGAATTAAAACGAACTGTTGCATTACAAGAATATGAAGATGCCCACAACCAATTCCAAGAAGCATCTAAGATCAGCTCTGAAGCTAAAAAAGTAGCACTTGAAAAATCAGGTGGTGCTCTTGTGAAATCAGCAGATGAAGTGGATGCATTACTCGACAAAGCAGCATCGTATTCAAAAGCGGGTAACCCTGCCATTGATGAAGAAAAAGCGAGAGTGGCATCAGCACGAGAAGACATCCAAGCTGGTAAATTAAAATCAGCAGACGAAAAAATCAAAACGGCTCGATTGGCATCTGCTTCTCTTTTACAAGATTCCATCAAAGACCACGCTAAAAATCGCAATGCGCAAGCTCGAGAAGTGGTGGAAGATGCAAATCTTCGTTTTGGCGAATTGAATGCTGATACGTATCTGAAATCCAATGCAAAAGAATCCTATGCAAGCACCCAAGAAAACTTAGGAGCTTCCAACGAATCCTTACAAGCATCTGGTAACTTACTTGAACAAGATAAGTTTGAAGATTCCATCACTCAATCCGAGGAAGCGATTCGTTTGGCAGAAATTTCGATCGACCAAATCGAAACTCTAAAAGGGAAAAATAACGTTGCGAAAAAAGATCGCAAAACTGTAGAAACTGATGAAACAACTGCAGATTCGAAGGAACCAAAAGCTTCTTCTTCTCAAGTAGAAGAATTGTCTGGTGGTTGGAAACGATACACCGTAGAAAAATCGAATCCAGCAGATTGCCTTTGGAGAATTGCTGATCGTGAAGATATCTACAGTGACGCAAAACTTTGGCCACGTATTTTTGAAGCGAACCGTAAAACGATTCGTAACAAAAATCTAATTTATCCAAAACAAAAACTCAATATCCCACCAAAAACGGGAAAAATTGGAAAAGCACCTAAGGAATAA
- a CDS encoding STAS domain-containing protein translates to MEITRREKDKIVVLDINGEIDLYNAPEIKDVIAKLIEEQKYCIVINLEKVSYIDSSGIGALISSLSNLKKYQGGLKIINVAGSVRKVFELTKLTSFFEIFDSEDEAVTAFK, encoded by the coding sequence ATGGAAATCACCAGAAGGGAAAAAGATAAAATCGTAGTACTCGATATTAACGGGGAAATCGACCTTTATAACGCGCCTGAGATCAAGGATGTAATCGCCAAATTGATCGAAGAACAAAAGTATTGCATCGTCATCAATCTCGAGAAGGTATCTTACATCGACTCTTCCGGAATTGGAGCTTTAATTTCAAGTTTGTCCAACCTGAAAAAATACCAAGGTGGTTTAAAAATCATCAACGTAGCAGGTTCTGTTCGTAAGGTATTTGAACTCACTAAGTTGACTTCATTTTTTGAAATTTTCGATAGCGAAGACGAAGCAGTCACTGCTTTCAAATAG
- the tgt gene encoding tRNA guanosine(34) transglycosylase Tgt produces the protein MSSIFKEGIYDTGSYARTGTLDLNGIQIQTPIFMPVGTRGSIKSLTSEDIDELGYNLILANTYHLYLKPGKEVFDHFQGLKNFMSYKKALLTDSGGFQVFSLASLFKFEDDGVRFQSHIDGSHHKFTPASVIDMQRSIGSDIMMVLDDCAPYGSDTKRLELALDRTHRWAKESFAYWMENPGGQNVFPIVQGGVNETLRLRSLETLQKIDFPGIAIGGLSVGEPRPEYIRILECMAPHLDKSRPRYLMGVGTVVDILEGVKNGIDMFDCVLPTRNARNGQVFTSKGKINLRNESHRLSDSPIDPQCECKVCKTYSLGYIRHLHKVKELTAFSLSTYHNLFFMQSFMEKMRKSIEIGNFQGFYDHWKNLFGS, from the coding sequence GTGTCTTCTATTTTTAAAGAAGGTATTTACGATACAGGTTCTTATGCGAGGACTGGCACTTTAGATCTGAATGGCATCCAAATCCAAACTCCGATCTTTATGCCAGTGGGCACTCGTGGTAGCATTAAGTCTCTCACTTCTGAAGATATCGATGAACTGGGTTACAACCTCATCCTTGCCAATACCTACCATCTCTATCTAAAACCAGGCAAAGAAGTCTTCGATCATTTTCAGGGCTTAAAAAATTTTATGTCCTACAAAAAGGCATTACTCACCGATTCGGGTGGGTTCCAGGTCTTTAGCCTGGCAAGCCTCTTTAAATTTGAAGACGATGGGGTTCGTTTCCAATCGCATATTGATGGAAGCCATCATAAATTTACACCTGCCTCTGTGATCGATATGCAAAGGTCCATCGGGTCTGACATCATGATGGTACTAGATGATTGTGCCCCTTATGGGAGTGATACCAAACGATTGGAACTTGCCTTAGATCGGACGCACCGTTGGGCTAAGGAATCATTTGCGTATTGGATGGAAAATCCAGGTGGGCAAAATGTATTTCCGATTGTGCAAGGTGGAGTGAATGAAACCCTTCGTCTTCGGAGTTTGGAAACATTACAAAAAATTGATTTTCCAGGAATTGCCATTGGGGGCTTAAGTGTGGGCGAACCAAGGCCTGAATACATTCGCATTTTAGAATGTATGGCCCCTCATTTGGACAAATCGAGACCGAGATACCTTATGGGAGTGGGAACGGTCGTCGATATCCTGGAAGGTGTGAAAAACGGAATCGATATGTTCGATTGTGTTTTGCCCACAAGGAATGCTCGGAATGGCCAAGTTTTCACATCAAAAGGCAAGATCAATCTGCGAAATGAATCCCATCGCCTGAGTGATTCACCAATTGACCCACAATGTGAATGTAAGGTATGCAAAACATATAGTCTCGGTTACATTCGCCACTTACATAAAGTAAAGGAATTAACAGCCTTTTCCTTATCTACCTACCATAATTTATTTTTTATGCAGAGCTTCATGGAAAAGATGCGAAAGTCCATAGAAATAGGCAATTTTCAGGGTTTTTATGACCATTGGAAAAATTTGTTTGGTAGCTAA
- a CDS encoding Fur family transcriptional regulator → MLAFEEYLKEKGLKITNQRLLVAQKIFSSHNHFTAEGLLDELKDNKDRISKATIYRILAIMVEAGLLEEHDFGKDYKYYEHIIGHEHHDHIICMQCGRTVEFIDERIEELQNKAASENGFTITGHSLNIFGNCTNFATCEHKNKK, encoded by the coding sequence ATGCTCGCCTTTGAGGAGTATCTCAAAGAAAAAGGTTTAAAAATTACAAACCAACGTTTGTTAGTTGCGCAAAAGATTTTTTCTTCTCATAATCATTTTACTGCAGAAGGTTTGCTCGACGAACTGAAAGACAATAAAGACCGAATTTCTAAAGCGACCATTTATCGAATTTTGGCCATTATGGTGGAAGCGGGACTTCTCGAAGAACACGATTTTGGAAAAGATTATAAATACTACGAACATATCATTGGGCATGAACACCATGATCATATCATTTGTATGCAATGTGGTAGGACCGTAGAATTCATCGATGAAAGGATCGAAGAATTACAAAACAAAGCCGCTTCGGAAAATGGTTTTACCATCACAGGCCATAGTTTGAATATTTTTGGCAATTGTACAAACTTTGCAACTTGCGAACATAAAAACAAAAAATAG
- a CDS encoding LPS assembly lipoprotein LptE: MKPGVVFLFSLVVSGCAFFSKEPGRPPKIDGVPVPDSKRLLYIQNVRNNTYSPGMHTRLTQMIMEEIDRRGRFITTREKTLAKYRLYAEIVHYQQVGDLMDLADQHITSELFVVTRVEIIEAETGVKIPMERSEIPGRVHYSTQIGFRESELEAQNRLLRVMALRIAEEAERAWYYSISGVLN, encoded by the coding sequence ATGAAGCCAGGTGTTGTATTCTTATTCTCGCTCGTCGTTTCTGGATGTGCTTTTTTTTCAAAAGAACCTGGTCGACCTCCCAAAATTGATGGAGTTCCCGTCCCTGATTCCAAACGACTGCTCTACATCCAAAATGTGAGGAACAATACCTATTCCCCAGGGATGCATACCCGACTCACCCAAATGATCATGGAAGAGATCGACCGGAGGGGAAGGTTTATCACCACTCGAGAAAAAACTCTCGCGAAATACCGTTTGTATGCAGAAATTGTCCACTACCAACAAGTAGGTGATTTGATGGATTTGGCAGACCAACACATTACATCGGAATTGTTTGTCGTCACTCGAGTCGAAATCATCGAAGCGGAAACAGGAGTCAAAATTCCGATGGAGCGCAGTGAAATCCCTGGCAGAGTCCATTATTCGACTCAAATTGGGTTTCGCGAATCAGAACTCGAAGCACAAAATCGCCTCCTAAGGGTGATGGCTCTGAGAATTGCAGAAGAAGCAGAAAGAGCTTGGTATTATTCCATTTCTGGTGTATTGAATTAA
- a CDS encoding M23 family metallopeptidase, translating to MRLAKICFPFVSLLLFPTMVTGDSKIPEIPHSEVGFPLPYYSPVSGTFAEIRNHNLHLGSDFKSYGLNGHNILATFDGYVEEISYSKTGYGLSLNLYNPKYKIKSKYAHLHSFGGTLTELELLRRALLLMGDPTGFQLKLPPGMFTTKKGNAIGKTGETGSGPPHLHLEFRSEKGNINPLYFSEIHQKDVTPPTILSMFLEGDDLESPLLFSAKEIGKGKFELYTEMGDKFTSIQLTGKVRIRMSGYDKIRSRNKNNVYGMDLVVNGNSVFTRNFDFLSFEDKSQKHQFYDINRSSLSPPVYFYHMYEQPKLFKDEGYSIDLNQFPKKDKIQIQASLRDATGNKSFVSFEIIHEPSPKDFRIKQTSKKTGNKYRSVDGLVTIDLTKAEVSGDGSLLISEVLEKDIPFKIPKGLPLKGKIFKLDTKRMSWKGEGLGELNLGVTPSIKESLYFFDSSIGKFQGIQPKRKSNGFSFKLTKLGYLMVLGDETPPTVFPMTSIARYIELPEVRNHCMEEKYYGLSDVGSGFKTNVELLVDGQTYPYEYDPDRSAIRVLIPKSLQKERPYLLLEVKASDFAGNSSEPFVDLISTNGWKEDLLQASCPVIE from the coding sequence ATGCGGTTGGCAAAGATTTGTTTTCCCTTCGTTTCCCTACTCCTATTCCCAACAATGGTAACTGGGGATTCGAAAATTCCAGAAATCCCTCACTCCGAGGTTGGATTCCCTTTGCCTTATTATTCACCTGTTTCCGGTACATTTGCGGAAATCAGAAATCACAATTTGCATCTGGGCTCAGACTTCAAATCTTATGGGTTAAACGGGCACAATATCCTTGCCACCTTTGATGGTTATGTGGAAGAAATTAGTTATTCGAAAACGGGTTATGGACTTTCCTTAAACCTATACAATCCAAAATACAAAATCAAATCCAAATACGCCCACTTACACTCCTTTGGCGGAACTCTGACCGAATTAGAATTACTACGTAGAGCCCTTCTTTTGATGGGAGATCCGACTGGATTCCAGTTGAAACTACCACCAGGTATGTTTACGACAAAAAAAGGGAATGCCATCGGCAAAACGGGTGAGACAGGTTCTGGGCCCCCTCACCTCCACTTAGAATTTCGGTCAGAAAAAGGGAATATCAATCCACTCTACTTTTCAGAAATCCACCAGAAGGATGTAACCCCTCCCACCATTTTGTCCATGTTTTTGGAAGGTGACGATTTAGAAAGTCCCCTCCTCTTTTCAGCCAAAGAAATTGGAAAGGGAAAATTTGAACTATATACCGAAATGGGAGATAAATTCACTTCCATCCAACTAACAGGAAAAGTACGAATCCGAATGAGTGGTTATGATAAAATACGTTCCCGTAACAAAAACAATGTGTATGGAATGGATTTAGTTGTGAACGGAAACTCAGTTTTTACTAGGAATTTTGACTTTTTATCCTTTGAAGACAAATCCCAAAAACACCAATTTTACGATATCAACCGATCTTCCTTATCACCACCTGTTTATTTTTATCATATGTATGAACAACCGAAACTCTTCAAAGACGAAGGATATTCGATAGACCTAAACCAATTCCCCAAAAAAGACAAAATCCAAATCCAAGCATCACTACGAGATGCAACTGGCAACAAGTCTTTCGTTTCTTTTGAAATCATCCATGAACCATCTCCAAAAGATTTCAGAATCAAACAGACTTCTAAAAAAACAGGAAATAAATACAGATCAGTTGATGGACTCGTCACAATCGATTTAACAAAAGCAGAAGTATCGGGCGACGGAAGTTTACTCATCTCGGAAGTTTTAGAAAAAGACATTCCATTTAAAATTCCAAAAGGCCTTCCTCTGAAGGGTAAAATATTTAAGTTAGATACAAAACGTATGAGTTGGAAGGGAGAAGGACTCGGCGAACTGAATTTAGGAGTCACACCTTCCATTAAAGAGTCACTTTATTTTTTTGATTCTTCCATTGGAAAATTCCAAGGAATCCAACCCAAACGAAAATCCAATGGTTTTAGTTTCAAACTCACAAAACTGGGATACCTGATGGTTTTGGGTGACGAAACTCCCCCGACCGTTTTCCCGATGACGTCAATTGCGCGCTACATCGAACTACCAGAAGTGCGAAATCATTGTATGGAAGAAAAATATTATGGATTATCCGATGTGGGCAGCGGTTTTAAAACCAATGTAGAACTGTTAGTCGATGGACAGACGTATCCTTATGAATATGATCCGGATCGGAGTGCAATCCGTGTTCTCATTCCCAAAAGCCTACAAAAAGAAAGGCCTTATCTTCTTTTGGAAGTTAAGGCCTCTGATTTTGCCGGAAATAGTTCCGAACCGTTTGTGGATCTAATTTCTACAAATGGTTGGAAGGAAGACCTTCTTCAGGCTTCCTGTCCAGTCATTGAGTAA